The window TCCGGCTGAGACAGAAGAATCCCCCAGCATCATAGAGAGGTGGCCGGCCCTAATCACATTTGGCATGGGGGCGGGTGGCTGCGAGGAAGTCGCTTGGTGGTCTAGTCAATGGCCCTGTAATTTACGGCTGACCAAAGGTCCCTAATGGGGTCTTGGCTTAACTTGGTAGACGTCAGAACGGGACAGGGCACAGTGGCAACACGAAGAAGATGACATGAATTTATAGCCATGTTGTGTCATTCAAACATTAGATGAGACGTCTTATCCTTGGTTTATACTATAGAATTATTTGCTTGTACGACAAGATCATGGTCTTAAAGGGCATTATGTGATATGCTGACCAGTTTGTTGTAAAAACTTGGTGACCAAAGATTAAAAATCTTGTGTGAATCTTCCTACAATTCTTGTCACCAGTATGGCAGCATAGGATTGCATAAAACTCGTTAAAAACACCCACAGACATAGTTGTggcaaagaaaaaaggaagaaagaaagaagtccTGCCTATGTTTGAGTTGTGAAAATGTCTTCTTTCAGGAGTCTTCTTCTCAACACTACAGCAGCAGGCAGACTTTGGTCGGTCCACCTTTCACTGATACTACCCAAAACATTGAAGGCCTTAATAACATCGACCCgcaggtaaaaaaataaaaataattctttgATTACTCATTGTTATAATCTTTTGCATTTGTTATAACTCTGTTGCAATTTAAAATCTTTCCATGTCTTAGTCAGAGCAGCTGTTCTACGTGGGCATGCCCAGCACATACTGCCTCCCACCTATGGACACGTCCATGCCTCATCTGCCCTCCTATGAGAGCGTGCGTAAGAAGGACAGACAGCGGCAGATTCATCTGATGATTGCAGACCGCTTTGGTCTAAATGGACCCATGGAAGCAGAGGTGAGACCCTTTCACCAAACGTCTTTATGGAAGCACAGTTCATGTCTGAGGTGAATTATAATAATCGAATCAGTAGAGTTATTGCTATGGTCTGCCCTGTAATTGGACTAAATGATAAAGGATTTAGTTGTAGCGATTATCCTCAATTTTGTCTGCGCTGTTATGAGCGTGTCACAGTGACGCAGATGCAAACAGCTGCTCACCTGCTCTGTTGCTatgggatttcttttttttcttttttttttgtagccttTGATGTCAGGATTGTAGAGCGCTCTATGACTGGGGAGTTTCACATAAGTGCATGAActaatggaaggaaaaaaaggccTGTCAAACACAATGAATGCTGAAAAGTAAACAGCAGAAGAGAATGTGGTTTATTGTCCTTTTTTATACTCCTCCGTGTGACCCTGTCAATAGGTGGACCAAGCCGCCCCCTCATTTCGTCACTCAGGGAATGCTTCCCTCATTCACCAGAGTATTAACTTGCTATACCCTAAGAAAACAAGGCAAGAGTCCTaactttaaatggaaaaaaaatatatggaacGGCTTAACAGAAAGGAAAGGATAAAAATCTCAGCTTTAAGTCCAGCCGGTAGCTGAACAGTGACCTGAAATCTCTATGCAAATGTACTATGTAAATATTGCAGAAAGATTTAACATGGCATGtggtcttgtttgtttgttttatttaagatttgAAGGTCTAGCATTTCACTAACAGACGTACTGTATGAGggacaaaattaaaaatctGCCTGACACTGATTAATATAAATAACCAAAAATAACCATAAATAGTTTATTAACGTCTTCTCCAGTGATAGCTGAGCATGATACTGGATAGAATGGGGCAAAAAATGTGTACGACTTATTGATAAAATGGTGTCACTTTAAATagagtcatgttcaaaagttagtaggTGTATAAACAGGTGTAATAGGTGTTAAACAGATCTTACAATTGTCTCTAGAAcactctggtatacagaggagtaCATAGTCGACTCAAGGTGTGGAAAGTGCCCAGGTCATGTGGCTGCAAAAATAATCCCAAATCATCATCCTTCCACTGCTTGACAGTGGGcttgaggtgtttctgctaagGAGCTGTTTGGTTTTCACCAAACATGGAGCTGGACATTAAGGCCAGACAATTCCACTTTGATCTCATCTGTCCGTAGAACAATGTTGCAAAAACCTTGtgctttgttcagatgcagttctGTGAACCTCAGTCATGCTTCCATGTTCTCTTTAGACAGAAGAGAGAATTTATACTTGTTCaatcttcttctaattgtgctgtcatggactttaacattttaacatgttcagtgagcatttatatatatatatatatatatatatatatatatatatatatatacgatgaggtcaataagtatttgatcaccctgtcattttgcaagttctcttcacttgcttatcagccagatttctgacccttaaagacctgttattttgcttttaaatagtccagctacactctgctcataattctaaattagtagctcCTGTTTAAGGTCGTTAGCTGttataaagacacctgtgcaccccacaatcagccaaagtctaagtaaaTACATgcggtatcaatgatgctaagaatggtgaagaatcagcccagaactacacaggaggagctAAGCATTGCCGTGAAGaaagctgggaccatcgttttcGAGGCTACTACATCTGTATTagtaatacactaagatgtcatggtttaaaatcttgcgtTGGACGGAAGGTttccctgcttaagtcagcccatgttcaggcctgtctgaagtttgccagggaccatctagATGATCAAGAGAAGTCATGgggaaagtcctgtggtcagatgagaccaaagtagaactttttggtcttaactccattcgccgtgtttggaggaagaagaatgatgagtatcatcccaataataccatacctacagtaaagcatggggctggaagcataatgctctgggggtgtttttccacacaggggacaggacgactgcattGACGACTGCACTGCactgaatttttctttttagattctgtctctcacagtggaaatgcatctatgctaaaaattgtagacccctccattaTTTTTAAGAGAACTTCAAAATCACAGGtagattaaatacttattgacctcactatatatataaaaatgtaagtcttgCCATGTTTGTATTTTACAGAATCCGCCCACATATGAGGAGAGTGTTCGCCAATCTCTTCAGTCACTTCAGGCCCCGGATGCGCCATTCGACCCCGTCCCACCACCAGTGATGCCACAAGCTGTTCTCTCCGAGCCTCCGAATGACTTGCCTCCATATGAGGAACTACCTCAGACTCCTGCCTCACCAGACAGTAATAATGATCCTGATCCAGAGGAAGCTGATAAATGAAGGAGACTTATATTGCTTTAGTCTTTCCAGTGACAATAGACAGTAGAAAAACTATCATTGTCTTCAAACAAATTTAACATGGATTATGGGAATATTGATGAGGCTGGTGCTGCTCAAAGACCAAAGATGTGAAGAAGAACAAACCTTTATACAAACACTGTAACACCAACGCAGAACCACAAGGAAAATGCTTCCAGTATTCAGTCAAAACCATTGAAGCACACggaatgtgtctgtgtgtttaaaaaacagTCTACAaacttacgttttttttttaacaacaaggCTGCAGATACAGGTGGACACATATGGACAACCATAATTCATCTTTAATAAATGTGACTAAGCTTTCTCAGGTAATTTTTAGATCACAATCTGTTAGAGACATGGTtgatattatttcattttcataaaTGTCATACATTTGGACAGCGTTTGTACAGTGACAcaccttttttgtatttttgcctTTGTACATAATCACAATAGATTTGGAATGAAGCAATCAGGATGCaataagaaaatgtttaaaacaaatatttcattAACTGTTTAGGAGTTAGAGACATTTTTTGCACAATCCCTTCCCTCCTTTTTCACAGGCTCAAACGTAATTGGACAACTGAATGATAAACTAGTCTGATGGCCAGGCGTGACCTGTTTTCTCATTACGTATCTCAATATTAAGGAGATAAAAGGGGTGGAGTTTGTTCCAAGTGCTGGATTTCCATTTGATAGCTGTTCATAATATCTGCCAAAAATAGTCAGTAGTGGCTAAATCAACATTATGGGTCCTTCTTAAAAATATGGAGTTCACCGGCCAACTCAGCAATACCAAAAGTCTTGAAATGTTACTGAAGTGGATAATCTATCTTCAAGTTAACAGAGCCACTtttatgaatgtaaatacagacggtttaaataaatgatgcaaACACACCGAAAACAGGAAGGCCAGATTagactgtgttaaaaaaaaagttaaattaaggCTGAAAGTCCAAACTTCAATCATATCTTCATTACTTCATTTCAAATTTGAGGCAA of the Clarias gariepinus isolate MV-2021 ecotype Netherlands chromosome 16, CGAR_prim_01v2, whole genome shotgun sequence genome contains:
- the si:ch73-364h19.1 gene encoding uncharacterized protein si:ch73-364h19.1; translated protein: MMQSDRQSSNSSEMFTAVPLNVSSFSPTASPADQLTAMMITFSSLVVFVLIVLLGSLIYRKDPFCCKSQAYRDSHADLESSSQHYSSRQTLVGPPFTDTTQNIEGLNNIDPQSEQLFYVGMPSTYCLPPMDTSMPHLPSYESVRKKDRQRQIHLMIADRFGLNGPMEAENPPTYEESVRQSLQSLQAPDAPFDPVPPPVMPQAVLSEPPNDLPPYEELPQTPASPDSNNDPDPEEADK